The genome window GATAGAACTATTACCCCTTCCCGAACTCTCTTTGTTCTTTGGGAATAACCCCCAAAAAAATTTGTCCACTCATCCATTTTTATTTATTGAAGGTCCTGAATTAGACGAATGTTACCGTTTACTCCAATTTGCTAGAACAAATTTGTCCGTAGAAATTCCTGAAGAAGAATTCGAAACTCTAGCCGAATGGATCATGCTGGAAAACCAACCATTAAAAACCTGGTTATTCCGATTTTCTCAAATTTCCAATTTCTCGGTAACAACGGGCAAACAAACAGGTTGGTTTCAAGCCTTCCATCAGGACTCCCGAAGTATTGAAGAAAAATTGAGTGAACTTGTAGGGCTGGTTGAAATCAAAACGCGGATAAAGGAACTTTCTGGTTGGGTAAAGGAAAAAAAGAAAAATGGGAGACCCATCGATCATAACTTCCATATGATTTTTATCGGAAACCCCGGTACAGGGAAGACAACCATCGCCCGCCTTATGGGAGAGATATTGAAAGATATTGGAGTTCTTCGGAAGGGGCATCTTGTTGAGGTCAAAGCCAGCGATTTAATTGCAGAATATGTTGGAGGGACTGCTATAAAGACAAACTCTGTCATTGATAAAGCAATGGGAGGAGTTCTCTTTATTGATGAAGCCTATTCTCTCAGTGCCAAAGATAGGGGTGGATTTGGACAGGAAGCATTAGAAACCTTATTGATTCGCATGGAGAATGAGCGGAATAACTTTATTGTCATTATGGCGGGGTACCCTCAGCAGATGAATGAACTACTGGAGTCCAATCCGGGATTAAGCAGGCGCTTTCCAACAGAAAACCGATTTTATTTTTCTGATTTTTCAGAAGAAGAATTATGGGATATCCTGAAAAATTTGTTCAACAGCAAAGGCCTTCAATATTCTGCAGAAATGGAAACTGTCTTGAAGGAAATCTTACACCAAATGGTAATTCAAAAAAATGAGCACTTTGGAAATGCCGGGGAAATTCGCAACATGGTGGAAGCAATGGAACGAAAATGTCTGGCAAGATATCATTATTCAAACTTAAGGGGAGATTACTATCTTACTTATGAAGATATTCCTCAAGAATATCTAAGTTTTCTTAATCCAGTCCGGGAAGGTGAATCTATCGATATTTTCAGAGAATTGGATCAATTGAAAGGGTTAGTACAGGTCAAGAATTACATCAGACAATTATTTTTCAGAATTGAATTTGAAAAACTCCAAGCATCAAATAAAGGGATTCCCAAACCCCAGATTAAGATACCACATCTTGTATTTATCGGTAATCCCGGGACGGGCAAAACCAGTGTGGCAAGATTAATTGCCAGATATTTTCACCAAATTGGTTTCCTAAGAAGAGGACAATTGGTTGAAGTCACCGCTGCCGATTTGATTGCCGGATATGTAGGGCAATCTACAGAAAAATCCATGAAAGTTATAAAATCATCCTTGGGAGGAGTTTTATTTATTGATGAAGCCTACAGCCTGATTCGGGGTTCAAATAAAGAGCATTATGGTCAGGAAGTCATTGATTTACTGGTTAAGGCAATGGATAAATACGAAGGGCAATGGTGTATTATCCTTGCAGGTTATCCTGAGGAAATGTTTCAATTTTTACACAGCAATCCGGGTCTCAAATCACGTTTTGAAGATCCCATTTTCTTTGAAGATCTTTCTCCAGAACAACTTGCAGAAGTGATAAGTGAACTGGCGGAGAGAGATGGGTTAACCATCACTGACGAAGTTATGACTTTAATATTGGAGGAACTTGAAAGAAGAAAAAAAGTTCATGGTAAGGCATTTGGAAATGCACGAGAAGCGAAAAAAATTTATGAACTGATGAAAAACCGCCTGGTAGAGAGGGTTATTTCGTCTAAACAAAGGTATGAAAATTGGAATGTATTTTTACCTGAAGATGTCCTGTTCAACGTGCCAGATGCAACCAGTTATGATAGCGAGATTTTTTACAATATTCCCCGAAAAATCAAATTAATATAATTCTGCAATGACGCGATGCATTTGCGTAATTTTTATCTGGTACCAGTCTCTTCTCTGAATCTCTCTTCTAAAGTCATATGTTCGAATTAATTCCTCGAAAATAGTGATGGCCTCCATCAAAAATTTCAAACCTTTTTCCCGCTCTTGCGGAATCCTGGCATATAATAATCCCATCATCCATTTTACAACCGCCCAGGGATGCGTGTATGGCGCAAACGCGGCACAGGCTTTTTCCAGGAAATTAATCGCTCTTCTTAATTCTCCCATTTGCTGGATTGCAACAGCAAGTTTAACCCAAATCTCCCCCGTTTCCTGCGGATCAAGATTAGACCTCCCAATAGACATCAACAATCTGGAAACCTCATAGGCTTCCGGGAATCTTCTCTGAATAATTTGTTCTCTTAGCCTGTCAACATAATGCTTGGCGACCTCATTTATCTTTGAAGGCTCGAATAGATTTAACCAATATTCAGCCTCTTCCACTGTACCCGCCATATCAATATTCATTTCTTCCAGGCAGTGTACATACCAGTTTACTCCATCAGCATCTCCCAATTGACTACGCTGAGCCTGACACTCTACAAATGTCCTTCTGGCAAGAAACCAATGAGAATATGCATTCGCGTTTTCCAGTAAACCCCACTCAATCATTCCCAATAACCACAACGCCACACCGTGCTGATGTGAACCTGGTCTAAACAGCTCAGTGGCTCTAACGGCTTCAGCATATGCATTTCTTAAATCCTGATCTGCGAAGAAATACCGGGCTATCCCAAGGCGAATTTCTGCCGAATGTAATGGTCTGGGTGTGTTGGCGGCCGCCCTTTTCAATTCCTCCAGAGCATCCATCTTGGCAGTATTCGACAATCGGTTATCACTTAATTGAAAAAAATTCAGGATGTCCCTGTTAGACAAATGGGTGGGAGTGAATCGATTCAACCATCCAAAAACTTCATCAAAAGTTAAGAGCATTTTTATTCTCCTAAAATATCCTCAAAAAAGGAGGTTTTTTGGTCCTGGTTATTTCCAGGCTTTTGCCTGGAATTCACCCAATTCTCAATGATTTCTGCAGTTTTCAAAACCAGCAATTTTCGAATTGTCTCTGCCGGTTCTTGACCCCAATTTACATCCTTTAATGCCTCAGTGAGAGCAATTACCATCTCAGCATGAGCCTCCGCCCTC of Anaerolinea thermophila UNI-1 contains these proteins:
- a CDS encoding AAA family ATPase, with amino-acid sequence MMDRIRLKVLEKLEHKFLILYGFGISDSFLTEDLEEVPLEFALLKTLKGLGFRRVLFLNPQNPLQFLDEESKQLSKHIIWEKRSEVLQSKWISEIQTGPFGNLHFYQRVSGSSLENGEPMGDLHGLRLVDYILQEHSPFRTAVIIDQADVFLTHFEDQRSMASIIGRWLRLPSYNQSQIYFVFASPDLQDLANRIELLPLPELSLFFGNNPQKNLSTHPFLFIEGPELDECYRLLQFARTNLSVEIPEEEFETLAEWIMLENQPLKTWLFRFSQISNFSVTTGKQTGWFQAFHQDSRSIEEKLSELVGLVEIKTRIKELSGWVKEKKKNGRPIDHNFHMIFIGNPGTGKTTIARLMGEILKDIGVLRKGHLVEVKASDLIAEYVGGTAIKTNSVIDKAMGGVLFIDEAYSLSAKDRGGFGQEALETLLIRMENERNNFIVIMAGYPQQMNELLESNPGLSRRFPTENRFYFSDFSEEELWDILKNLFNSKGLQYSAEMETVLKEILHQMVIQKNEHFGNAGEIRNMVEAMERKCLARYHYSNLRGDYYLTYEDIPQEYLSFLNPVREGESIDIFRELDQLKGLVQVKNYIRQLFFRIEFEKLQASNKGIPKPQIKIPHLVFIGNPGTGKTSVARLIARYFHQIGFLRRGQLVEVTAADLIAGYVGQSTEKSMKVIKSSLGGVLFIDEAYSLIRGSNKEHYGQEVIDLLVKAMDKYEGQWCIILAGYPEEMFQFLHSNPGLKSRFEDPIFFEDLSPEQLAEVISELAERDGLTITDEVMTLILEELERRKKVHGKAFGNAREAKKIYELMKNRLVERVISSKQRYENWNVFLPEDVLFNVPDATSYDSEIFYNIPRKIKLI